A region from the Bacillota bacterium genome encodes:
- the tsaE gene encoding tRNA (adenosine(37)-N6)-threonylcarbamoyltransferase complex ATPase subunit type 1 TsaE, translating to MTYTPGETRELGEALGRLLKVGDVVCLIGGLGSGKTCFAQGVGRALGVREPVTSPTFTIVHEYQGTRMPFYHIDVYKVDSSEEMGCIGYEDYIYGEGATVIEWADKIREILPGDRLDIFLDVVEDGVRRIRLVPRGERFRTLVEELVRDARARL from the coding sequence ATGACGTATACGCCGGGTGAAACCAGGGAGCTCGGCGAGGCTCTCGGCCGGCTCTTGAAGGTGGGTGACGTGGTCTGCCTCATAGGCGGGCTCGGCAGCGGAAAGACGTGTTTCGCCCAGGGGGTGGGGCGGGCTCTCGGGGTCAGGGAGCCGGTTACCAGCCCAACCTTTACCATTGTTCATGAATATCAGGGCACGAGGATGCCCTTTTATCATATCGACGTTTACAAGGTCGATAGCAGCGAGGAAATGGGATGCATAGGATATGAGGATTATATCTACGGTGAGGGCGCGACCGTTATAGAATGGGCTGACAAGATCCGGGAGATACTGCCAGGCGATAGGCTTGATATCTTCCTGGATGTGGTCGAGGATGGGGTGCGGCGCATCAGGCTCGTGCCGCGTGGAGAGAGGTTTAGAACTCTGGTTGAGGAGCTGGTGAGAGATGCGCGTGCTCGCCTTTGA